A stretch of Planctomicrobium piriforme DNA encodes these proteins:
- a CDS encoding glycosyltransferase family 39 protein, which produces MSRTTRSTALFLLTLGLGTLFLVAGWLTPFETVRAQLDPLSGDGTADRYTPELHRRLQFAALTCGLLMSATAVAIRVLAPRLSGRVHGLLRRLVVDVRTLRVEITDTFRANAVVLIGLTIAAAGLRACFLDLPMRYDEAHSWLEYASFPSYVIVAKYDDPNNHIFHNLLTHLASLVCGSDPWALRLPAFMAGVLLVPATYLLGTAFCDRRVGGFAALLALASSPLIDYSVNSRGYALLCLLTVLAWLAALHWRQTRNLAAALCLIACGVLGLWTVPTMLYSLLSIWAWLGWSAFRTKNDYGSEPDRSNWRGVAAIILLTAMGACVVYAPVLLLNAPADRILGESSGRAERLNPMMEVASMFQGAASLLWRDVPLPLIGFFIAMIAAALVLPNPCRTDLRRVAIALALPFLLTGVLGIIPPPRSWLYMIPWLGVLTAAGTVSWLSWISIRRQSMVLGMVEVTTMFVLVTILIARQPIRNSNETGVFPAAHQIILELKSELTPPLRIVAVSPASSPLVYYARREGLPDSLFAWPQSGDRIIIATAPGQTPADILHQLNMQISAAEFHAMRIEPAFTLWERNPKAGAPE; this is translated from the coding sequence ATGTCGAGAACGACCCGTTCCACCGCCCTGTTTCTACTCACCCTCGGGCTGGGAACGTTATTCCTTGTGGCGGGATGGCTGACGCCGTTCGAAACCGTTCGGGCACAACTCGATCCCCTGTCAGGCGACGGCACTGCCGACCGCTATACCCCGGAACTGCATCGACGACTCCAGTTCGCCGCCCTGACCTGCGGCCTGTTGATGTCCGCGACAGCTGTCGCGATTCGGGTTCTGGCCCCTCGCTTGAGTGGTCGTGTTCACGGCCTTTTGCGGCGGCTCGTGGTCGACGTCAGAACACTGCGAGTTGAGATCACTGACACATTCAGGGCGAATGCCGTTGTCTTGATCGGACTGACTATCGCTGCGGCGGGACTACGGGCCTGTTTTCTGGATCTCCCGATGCGCTATGACGAAGCGCACTCATGGCTCGAATACGCTTCGTTTCCCTCTTATGTCATCGTGGCGAAGTACGATGATCCCAATAATCACATCTTTCATAATCTGCTGACGCATCTCGCCTCGTTGGTGTGCGGCAGCGACCCGTGGGCGTTGAGATTGCCGGCGTTCATGGCCGGGGTGCTGCTGGTGCCGGCGACGTATCTGCTCGGAACGGCTTTTTGCGATCGTCGCGTGGGCGGCTTTGCCGCGTTACTGGCGCTCGCGTCGTCGCCGCTGATCGACTACTCCGTCAACTCCCGCGGCTATGCCCTGCTCTGTCTGCTCACAGTCCTCGCCTGGCTCGCAGCGCTGCATTGGCGACAGACCAGGAATCTCGCGGCCGCCCTTTGTTTGATTGCCTGCGGCGTTCTCGGATTATGGACCGTTCCGACAATGCTCTACAGCTTACTGAGCATCTGGGCCTGGCTCGGCTGGTCGGCGTTCCGCACCAAAAATGATTACGGTTCTGAGCCTGATCGCTCGAACTGGCGAGGAGTCGCGGCCATTATCCTGTTGACGGCGATGGGCGCCTGCGTCGTGTACGCACCGGTCCTGCTCTTGAATGCCCCCGCCGACAGAATTCTGGGTGAAAGCAGCGGTCGTGCCGAGCGACTGAATCCCATGATGGAAGTGGCGTCGATGTTTCAGGGTGCCGCTTCCCTGCTCTGGCGGGATGTGCCGTTGCCGCTCATTGGGTTCTTCATCGCCATGATCGCCGCCGCGCTCGTCCTTCCAAACCCTTGTCGAACGGATCTTCGCAGGGTGGCCATCGCGCTCGCTCTGCCGTTTTTGCTGACCGGCGTGCTGGGCATTATCCCTCCCCCGCGCTCATGGCTGTACATGATCCCCTGGCTGGGAGTGCTGACCGCGGCGGGCACCGTCAGTTGGCTGAGCTGGATCTCGATTAGGCGTCAATCCATGGTGCTGGGCATGGTGGAAGTCACGACAATGTTCGTCCTGGTCACGATTCTGATCGCGAGACAACCGATTCGGAATTCGAATGAAACTGGAGTCTTCCCAGCCGCTCATCAGATTATTCTTGAGCTGAAATCAGAACTGACTCCGCCATTGCGAATCGTGGCAGTCTCCCCTGCTTCGTCGCCGCTTGTTTATTACGCGCGTCGAGAGGGCTTGCCTGACTCATTATTCGCATGGCCTCAATCAGGCGACCGGATCATCATCGCGACCGCCCCCGGCCAGACCCCCGCCGACATCCTGCATCAACTCAACATGCAGATTTCCGCCGCCGAGTTCCATGCCATGAGAATCGAGCCTGCTTTCACTCTTTGGGAACGCAACCCCAAAGCCGGTGCTCCCGAGTAA
- a CDS encoding pyridoxal phosphate-dependent aminotransferase: MRLSSAVKSLKPSATIAAAAKAKELKATGVHVHEFTLGEPDFPTPAHICDAAKAAMDAGHTHYTAATGIPELKKAICAAYKRDYGLHYEPAQVIVTNGAKHAIHNVLASMCGPGDEVIIPTPYWVSYSALVELTGATPVLVPTSQESGFCLSPEQFEEAITDRTRLLMLNNPCNPTGMAYPVGTLEALARVAVERNIPVLSDEIYEKLIYGDTQFRSFASFGEDVKALTITVSGVSKAYAMTGWRIGWTIAPNDLTKGMSNLQSQQTSNPCSISQYAAVAALDGPQACITEMVAEFAKRRDYVVKRLRAMPDLSFADPSGAFYAFFDVTKYFGRTWPGGKVPKNSTEFCDLLLSEGHVATVSGDDFGAPGYVRLSFATSIKTLEAGLNALEEFLRKAK; encoded by the coding sequence ATGCGACTTTCTTCCGCTGTGAAATCATTGAAGCCCTCTGCCACGATTGCCGCCGCGGCCAAAGCCAAAGAGCTGAAAGCGACGGGCGTGCATGTGCATGAGTTCACGCTGGGAGAGCCTGACTTCCCGACGCCGGCCCACATCTGCGACGCCGCGAAGGCGGCAATGGACGCCGGACACACCCATTACACCGCGGCGACCGGTATTCCGGAGCTGAAAAAAGCCATTTGCGCCGCCTACAAGCGTGACTACGGTCTGCACTACGAGCCGGCGCAGGTAATCGTGACCAACGGCGCCAAGCACGCCATTCATAATGTGCTGGCCTCGATGTGCGGGCCAGGGGATGAGGTGATCATTCCGACCCCGTACTGGGTGAGTTACAGCGCCCTGGTTGAACTGACCGGCGCGACGCCCGTGCTGGTGCCGACTTCACAGGAGAGTGGATTCTGTCTTTCGCCTGAGCAGTTCGAGGAAGCGATCACCGATCGCACCCGCCTGTTGATGCTCAACAATCCCTGCAATCCGACGGGCATGGCCTATCCGGTAGGGACGCTCGAAGCGCTCGCCCGCGTGGCAGTTGAACGAAACATCCCCGTACTGTCCGACGAGATCTACGAAAAGCTGATCTACGGCGACACCCAGTTCCGTTCATTCGCCTCGTTCGGTGAAGACGTGAAGGCGCTGACGATTACCGTCAGCGGGGTGAGCAAGGCGTATGCGATGACCGGCTGGCGAATCGGCTGGACCATAGCTCCCAACGACCTGACAAAAGGCATGAGCAATCTGCAGAGCCAGCAGACATCGAACCCCTGCAGCATCAGCCAGTACGCTGCGGTCGCCGCGCTCGATGGCCCGCAGGCGTGTATTACCGAGATGGTCGCCGAGTTCGCGAAACGCCGCGACTATGTCGTGAAGCGTTTGCGGGCAATGCCGGACCTCAGCTTCGCCGATCCCAGCGGAGCATTTTATGCCTTCTTCGACGTGACCAAGTATTTCGGTCGGACATGGCCAGGTGGCAAGGTCCCCAAAAACTCAACCGAGTTTTGTGACCTGCTGTTGAGCGAAGGACATGTCGCGACGGTCTCCGGGGACGACTTCGGTGCCCCTGGGTATGTGCGACTCTCGTTCGCCACGAGTATCAAGACGCTCGAAGCCGGGCTGAACGCGCTGGAAGAGTTTTTGCGGAAGGCGAAGTGA